From a region of the Candidatus Atribacteria bacterium ADurb.Bin276 genome:
- the accC gene encoding Biotin carboxylase, whose amino-acid sequence MFQKVLIANRGEIALRIVRACREMDIKTVGVFSDIDRNLIHLRDVDQKVALGGNSPAESYLNIDKILKACHLTKADAVHPGYGFLSENVLFVQKLQENGIAFIGPSVDVLQKMKNKLLAKKIIHDSGVPVVPGSLEVVNTLPEAKKIASEIGFPFMLKACLGGGGRGIRVVENEKNLEEAFNSARREAKMAFGNEEIYIEKILDNARHIEVQILADRFGKTIHLGERECSLQRRRQKILEEAPSPFLNDSLREKICNAAIKAAVALGYSTCGTMEFLITDDQKFYFMELNARIQVEHPITEMVSGVDILREQIRLASGEPLQLNTNQLNQRGHAIEMRINAEDPFRNFMPTPGVIKTYETPHGPGIRIDSHCYSGYEIPSFYDSLIAKLIVWDTDRIHAIRRSREALHSFIVEGVPTTIPFHLKILQNDDFLRGIFHTRFIEDEIEDI is encoded by the coding sequence TTGTTTCAGAAAGTATTGATTGCGAACCGCGGGGAAATTGCGCTGAGGATTGTCCGAGCTTGTCGTGAAATGGATATTAAAACAGTTGGGGTCTTTTCTGACATTGATCGAAATCTTATCCATCTCCGAGATGTTGATCAAAAAGTCGCGCTAGGTGGAAACTCCCCAGCTGAATCCTATCTTAATATTGATAAAATTTTGAAGGCTTGCCACCTCACCAAAGCCGATGCAGTTCATCCAGGCTATGGCTTCCTATCCGAAAATGTTCTTTTTGTTCAAAAATTACAGGAAAATGGGATCGCTTTTATCGGACCCAGTGTAGATGTTTTACAAAAAATGAAGAATAAACTCTTAGCTAAAAAAATAATTCATGATTCGGGCGTGCCGGTAGTCCCTGGTTCCCTGGAGGTGGTTAATACTTTACCAGAAGCCAAAAAAATCGCCAGTGAAATAGGTTTTCCATTTATGTTGAAAGCCTGTTTGGGAGGAGGTGGGAGAGGTATCCGAGTGGTTGAGAATGAAAAGAATTTAGAAGAAGCATTCAATAGTGCCCGTCGGGAAGCGAAAATGGCCTTTGGGAATGAAGAAATTTATATTGAAAAAATACTGGATAATGCTCGACATATCGAAGTCCAAATTTTAGCTGATCGATTTGGAAAAACTATTCATTTGGGGGAAAGAGAGTGTTCCTTACAACGGCGTAGGCAAAAAATATTAGAAGAAGCTCCATCTCCTTTTTTAAATGATAGTTTAAGGGAAAAAATATGTAATGCAGCAATTAAGGCGGCAGTTGCCCTAGGATATTCTACTTGTGGTACGATGGAATTTTTAATCACCGATGACCAGAAGTTTTATTTTATGGAGTTAAATGCTCGTATCCAGGTTGAGCATCCAATTACCGAGATGGTATCAGGTGTGGATATCCTTCGGGAGCAAATTCGGTTAGCCTCAGGCGAACCACTCCAATTAAACACCAATCAATTGAATCAACGGGGTCATGCTATTGAGATGAGAATAAATGCCGAGGATCCTTTTCGCAATTTTATGCCAACACCAGGTGTGATAAAAACTTATGAAACACCTCACGGACCTGGGATTCGTATTGACTCGCATTGTTATTCAGGATATGAGATTCCATCTTTTTATGATTCTTTAATTGCTAAGTTAATTGTTTGGGATACTGATCGAATTCATGCAATCCGTCGTTCCCGAGAAGCACTTCATTCCTTTATTGTTGAAGGGGTGCCGACTACGATTCCTTTTCATTTGAAAATTTTACAAAATGATGATTTCTTAAGGGGTATTTTTCATACACGGTTTATTGAAGATGAAATCGAAGATATTTGA